The following are from one region of the Acanthopagrus latus isolate v.2019 chromosome 2, fAcaLat1.1, whole genome shotgun sequence genome:
- the rtn4rl1b gene encoding reticulon-4 receptor-like 1b, translated as MFKRGCGLEFLLVLCGLELSWSCPRHCICYTAPSTVSCQAHNFLSVPEGIPPDSERIFLQNNKIHRLLRGHFSSDLVTLWIYSNNITYIEPSTFHGFTLLEELDLGDNRHLRSLAEDTFHGLSRLNALHLYRCGLSSLPNNIFQGLRNLQYLYLQENHLKFLQDDTFMDLHNLSHLFLHGNRLWSINQNTFRGLRALDRLLLHQNQIEWVDRLAFHDLKRLTTLYLFNNSLIQLSGQCLDTLPALEYLRLNDNPWSCDCKALSLWEWLKRFRGSTSSVGCHAPADMVGKDLKELRKEDFPNCSPTVPNSESRAQTNNLSGTVNPSMNRGVVVGSGGQTHIVHPSRPGRPRNCTKPRNRVSKGKGDNEVHHSKEVMADKEDSSPDFTDGGKHDHTSPDGTITRRKHKCTPRTTVRPPSGVQQANNRATSSQSLLHVFALFVALVTTNIDYILR; from the exons GCTGCGGGCTGGAGTTCCTGCTGGTTCTCTGCGGGCTCGAGTTGTCCTGGTCCTGCCCCCGTCACTGTATCTGCTACACCGCGCCCAGCACCGTCTCCTGCCAAGCCCACAACTTCCTGTCGGTCCCTGAAGGCATTCCTCCTGACAGCGAGCGCATCTTCTTACAGAACAATAAGATCCATCGCTTACTCCGGGGCCACTTCAGCTCCGACCTGGTCACTCTCTGGATCTACTCCAATAACATCACATACATCGAGCCCTCCACCTTCCACGGCTTCACCCTGCTCGAGGAGCTGGATCTGGGAGACAACCGCCACCTGCGCTCCTTGGCTGAAGACACCTTTCACGGGCTGAGTCGGCTCAATGCCCTACACCTCTACCGTTGTGGGCTCAGTTCCCTTCCTAATAACATCTTCCAAGGCCTCAGAAACCTGCAGTATCTCTACTTGCAG gagAATCATCTGAAGTTCCTGCAGGATGACACATTTATGGACCTCCACAACCTGAGCCACCTGTTCCTGCATGGAAACCGCCTGTGGAGCATTAACCAGAACACCTTCAGAGGCCTCCGAGCTTTGGACCGACTGCTTCTGCACCAGAACCAGATTGAGTGGGTCGACCGCTTGGCCTTCCATGACCTGAAACGTCTCACCACCCTCTACCTGTTCAACAACTCTCTGATACAGCTTTCCGGACAGTGCCTTGACACACTGCCCGCCTTGGAATACCTGCGCCTCAACGACAACCCCTGGTCTTGTGACTGCAAGGCCTTGTCGCTATGGGAGTGGTTGAAGCGTTTCCGAGGTTCGACGTCTTCGGTGGGTTGTCATGCACCGGCTGATATGGTTGGGAAAGACCTCAAGGAGCTGCGCAAGGAGGACTTCCCAAATTGTTCACCAACTGTTCCCAACTCGGAGTCCAGGGCGCAGACTAACAATTTATCTGGCACGGTGAATCCGTCTATGAATCGTGGAGTAGTGGTGGGCTCTGGAGGGCAGACCCACATAGTGCACCCCTCGAGGCCTGGCCGACCTCGGAACTGCACAAAGCCTCGCAACAGGGTGAGCAAGGGGAAGGGTGACAATGAAGTTCACCACTCGAAGGAGGTCATGGCAGACAAGGAGGATTCCTCCCCCGATTTCACAGACGGTGGGAAACATGACCACACGTCTCCGGACGGCACCATCACACGGAGGAAGCACAAGTGTACTCCCCGGACCACTGTTCGTCCCCCAAGTGGGGTTCAGCAAGCCAACAATAGGGCAACCTCATCCCAGTCCTTACTACATGTCTTTGCCCTCTTTGTGGCCTTGGTAACGACAAATATTGACTACATCCTCCGCTGA